Proteins encoded within one genomic window of Brachybacterium avium:
- a CDS encoding DsbA family oxidoreductase has translation MNQTPDPQADSTTPLITVDVWTDVVCPWCYIGESRLHDAIEAEGLGGQVRLRAHSFELAPTSPLHSDKDNVAHMVEAQGMPEAEVREMEAKIQETVRETGREYVTERPVANTRALHRVMQALGEARGIDVATAFFMELQRGYFTGTANPFEVEAVVARAIEAGLDEQVARSAHAGQTHDEKVEAEVRDATSLGARGVPFFLFNDTYTAPGALPTEAFRQALRQIADEAQGERAQA, from the coding sequence ATGAACCAGACCCCCGATCCCCAGGCCGACTCGACGACGCCGTTGATCACCGTCGACGTGTGGACGGACGTGGTGTGCCCCTGGTGCTACATCGGCGAGTCCCGGCTGCACGACGCGATCGAGGCGGAGGGCCTCGGCGGCCAGGTCCGCCTCCGCGCCCACTCCTTCGAGCTCGCTCCCACCTCCCCGCTCCACTCCGACAAGGACAACGTCGCGCATATGGTCGAGGCCCAGGGGATGCCCGAGGCTGAGGTGCGGGAGATGGAGGCGAAGATCCAGGAAACGGTGCGGGAGACGGGCCGCGAGTACGTCACCGAACGCCCGGTGGCGAACACTCGTGCCCTGCATCGGGTGATGCAGGCGCTCGGCGAAGCCCGCGGGATCGACGTCGCCACCGCCTTCTTCATGGAGCTCCAGCGTGGCTACTTCACCGGCACCGCGAACCCCTTCGAGGTCGAGGCAGTGGTCGCCCGTGCGATCGAGGCCGGCCTGGACGAGCAGGTCGCTCGGTCCGCCCACGCGGGGCAGACACACGACGAGAAGGTCGAGGCCGAGGTGCGCGATGCCACCTCCCTGGGGGCGCGAGGCGTGCCGTTCTTCCTGTTCAACGACACGTACACGGCGCCCGGCGCGCTGCCGACGGAGGCGTTCCGTCAGGCGCTGCGCCAGATCGCCGACGAGGCGCAGGGCGAGCGGGCACAGGCATGA